AGAGCCCAAATGCTCCACGCACTGACGTATTAGGCAAATCTTTGGGCTGCCACGCAAAACCAATGCGAGGCTCAAACACGCTGTACTTGCTTGCATAGATTCCAGAAGTCACGCCGTGATCTCCAGGAAATACCAGGCCTTGAGGGGCATTCGGAAAACGCAGGCTTTGTTCTCCTGGAATGTAAGCCGCGGCGCGGCCATTCACAATCGCCGGAGCGAGATCCGGCTCCCAGCGAAGGCCCGCGTCAATGGTCAGATTCGGGAGCACCTGATACTCATCCTGAACGAATGCAGTACCTTGATATTGGTGCTCCGCCCCGTAGTCGCCCGCGCCCTGTGCAAAGTAGCTGGCGTCTCCAAGAACCAGGTCGGCAAGCCCTACACCGGTGGCCGCACCGTAGAACTCCATCTGTGGTACCGCTTCCCAGGGAGAGACCGTCGCGTCGTAATTGCGCTGAATGGTGCCGCCCATGGCCAGCGTGTGCTTGCCAATCGTAGTGATGAGTTTGTCATCAAGGCCGCGGCTGGAGCGCGGGTTGGACCCGCTCGACTGATAGATATACTCCCCGCTTCCGCCGACTCCAGAAATGTAAAGCCCCTGAAGGTCGCACTCGCCAGGCAGACCCACCAGTCCTTTCGCGAACTGGCTCAGGCACGTATTCATGGTAGGAGTTTGCCTTTGCTCTTCGTTCATCTCATAGACATTCGCAATGTTGATAGTCGAGGGGTTGAGTGTCCAGGTGTCCGAGACGATGGCATCGATATAGTGGATCTGATCGCCGGTATAAGAAGTGATCAGGTTACCGTTTTCCGCGTTTCCAGGCACCGAGTAGAAGTTGCTGTACCACCGCGCAAACATTCGATTGGACGGCGTGATGTTGTAATCCAGCCTGCCGGTGAACTCGTCATACTTGTCTGAAGTGCTCGGCTCTGGAATGTAGAAGGCACCGTTGGTGGATGGGGAGACCGGGAACAGTTTGGCCAGCTTTAACGCATCCTGATTGATGCGGTCTTGCGGAATGATATTTCCCGGAAACGGATTCCCTGTTGTTGGATCATAGATTGGCGTATTCGGCAGAAGCGCGCTGAAGTCGCCTGTAAGCATCGCGGGCGTGAACGACGCCGCAAAAGACGGCGTGGCGGATGCCACCTCGCGAGTGCCCTGATAGTTGAAGAAGAAAAAGAGCTTGTTGTGTAGAATCGGTCCCCCGATGGACCCTCCAAACTGATTTCTCTTGAGCGTGTTCACCACCCCGGTAAAGTAATCGGCGGCATTGAAATCCTGGTTGCGGATGAATTCAAAAAGGTCTCCGTGGAATTTATTCGCGCCTGATCTTGTTTGAATCAGAACAACACCGCCTGCGGAAAATCCATACTGGGCGCTGAAATTGTTCGTCACCGCAGTGAATTCCTGCGTTGCGTCAGGATTCGGGAAGGGCCCGGCCAACCCCATATAAACATCATTGTTCGGCGCGCCATCCAGCATGTAATAAGTGCTGCCTTGTTTCCCTCCGTTGGTCGAGGCGGCCTGCGCTGTAGGAAGCACGGTGAGTCCCTGCCGGAAACCTGCCGCTGTATTCAGCACATTGATGGTCCCTGGGGATAGCTGCACAAGGCTGCCGGGGTCGCGGCCATTCAATGGGAGTGCCTGTATCGAGGTGGAAGATATCGTCTGGCTGATCTCCGGAGTCGTGGTGTTGATCAGTTCTGCGTTAGCATTCACCGAAACCGTTTGCGTGACGGTGCCAGTCACGAGACGCACATTCGCGGTCGCGGACTCTCCAATGGCCAACTGTATGCCGGATTGCTCGTACGTCTTGAAGCCCGAGCCATTTACCACAAGACGATAGTTCCCCGGAGGTATGGCAGGCAGAACATAGCCGCCGCTGCTGTTTGACTTCGTCTCTAGCTTCAGGCCTGTATTGACGTTGACAATGCTGACTGCGGCATTGGGAATAGCGGCTCTGGTTTGGTCTGTGACCTCACCTCGAAGACTTGCGCCCGTCGCCTGGCCAAAAGCGCTGCATGACATGACAATCAGGATGCCTAGCAATAACTGACAGATTCTGATTCTTCTCATTTGGGATTCCTCTCTAAGCTTTTCGCTTTGTTAGCGTGCCGCCACTGCTCCATAACCATCAGGAGCAGTTGGATCGGGTGAAATGCCTTGCCAGACAGATTTGCGTTCCTGCTCTGGCCTGCATCGAAATTGTGAGCGTTGCCGTGACGCCGTCGAGCCGGCAGATTCGCGACAACCCAACTGCAACAGGCTTTCGCCCAGCGGGGGACCAATCTTCGTGAAAACGTTTGCTCAGTGAACTGCCTTTCAAGTGCGCCCGGGAAATTCGGACCGCGTGCGCACACAGAACCGCGAGAGAACCAGAAACAATCGCGGCATATTGTCCGTTTCGTTGATCGATAAAGTAAACGTTAACTATTCGCAGCCACAACTATAACGAAGCGAGAGGAACGAATGTCAAGAAGAAAACGCACCTCATGGTGGTGGAGAAGATTGCTTCACCGACGCAAGTTTCCCCACTGAGAAGCACAATCATTTCCAGCCATGCCGACTGGAGCTCAGCAATGCACGCCGTCCGAAGCCCGCAGGGAGTTCTCTCCAGGCGCGACCGGCTCCACATGCACCGCAGCTTTGCTCCTAATGCGATTCGTCAGTGACCTCGATGGCAGAGACTGTGGCATTATTCACAATTGCTTGAAAGGTGATGTTGAGCTTCCCCTGCGGGCTCGCTTTCAAACCGTGAAAGGTTTCAGACAGAGCGTGGAAGCTGCCGGCTTGCTTGTAGATATCAAAATTGTTCAAAAGAATCTGCCCGTTGCAGAGTACGCGAAAAACGCGGCTTCCTACGCCTCCGCCACCCGGGGCATTCTGCCCGAAGTAGCGCTCTGCAAAATGAAGAGTCAGCGTATAGCTGTCGCCCGGAACAACCGGAATAGCATAAGAAAAATTCCCGTAGCGCTCGCCCGAATAGAGGTCGGGATCCTCAGTGCCAGTTACATCGTCACTCTTCGCGGAGACGTAGCCTCCTAGGTAGTAGTTATCCGGGCTCCACAAATTGCCATCATGATCGGTGTAGGAGTTTGGCTGCGCGACGATACGTATCGGCAACTGTTTATGAGCGAGACCAGGCAGAATCGAGATAGCATTCAATTCCGCCGTCCCGGTCAACGTGGCAAAGCTGAGATGAAGCATCCCATCGCTACCGGGGCTGATATCGCGAAAGATGCGTTCATCAGCGGTATTGAGCGCGCCCGCATCCCCGTAAATGTCAAATCCTGAAAGCAGAGGGTGCCCGTTGGCCGTGACGGAAAACGTGGAGGGGGAGGTCGCTCGCGAACGAACGTCGAGAAAATACAGATGAAGCTCATACACTCCCGGCTTGAGAGGAATCTCGTAGGAAAAATCTCCATTGCGCCAATGCTCAAAAAGCAAAGGGTCACTGGTACGCAACACGGAGTCAGCCGGTCCGGTCCAATTGCCTCCATTATGAGCGTAAGTGTCTGGCTGCCAGAGCATACCAGCCGCGTCTACTTGGGGCTTGCCATAATCCCCCGCGAGAATATGCAAAGGAAGCTGAGCAAACGGCCCAGTCACGACAATAGGTGGCACAGTAGCGGCCGACGTGGACAGGGACTTCGCAGGTTCGCTTTGCCGGTGGCGGTACTCGATTCTCCCGATCAGCGCGGCCATCAACAAAGCAGCGCAGGCGGCAGCCACATAGGCCCATCGGCGCCTCTTTGGCGGCGGTGACACAGCCACTTCCAGCTGCGGCTCCACAGGACAACCAGTATCAATATGCCGATGGATAAAGGCCGGAACATAAGAGCCTGCCGGCAGCGAGACCTGAACGGGATGGTCCTTGCCTTCGCCCTCGTAGTACTCCTTTAGCTTCTTTCGCAGCCGGTGTGCCTCGACGCGCACGATTGCATCTTCTCCGGGATTGAAGGTGGACTTGGAACGCCCGAAGACCTCCGTGGCAATGTCGTACTCGTGCAGCTTCTGCGTCTGCCCTTCGAAATACTTTTCCCCTATATAGGTAAACAACCGCAGCAGGCGCGAAGAGTTCGAGAGCGCCACGCCGACGGCTTTGAACTCACGCCACTCGTCTTCCCGTGCGTGGGGAATCCCCTCTGCTTCAACCGCTGCTCTTTCGATGGACAACATTGTCTTTCTCTCTGGGCACCGATCATAGCCATATCATGCAAGCAGTTGCAACAGCGTTTTTTACGTTACCTTTAACGCTACCTAAATCACTCGCAATCAACAGGATGCCTGTGTTTCAAAACAGCCTGTAACAGGCCGGTACTGGAATGTACCAAATAAACCTTTTGCCCTCTCCGCTTGCGCAATTAGGTTTTGCCCGAATTTCCTCAGCCTCGCCAGCGGTTGCTCATCCCACACCCGAAAGACGGCAATCCTTGAAGCTCCCCAGCTTCCAGGGAGGATGAGACGGAGAGACCGGGGAGATCAAAACGCAACAGGAAGAGTCTTCCGGCATCCACGGGCCACAATGTCGTGGCCCCAAGGATGGGGCAGTTCAAAGTTGGTGGATCTTTTGGAGGTAGAACTTGCGCATTTATAAAAATTTCTCTCAAGGCGTTGGCCGGATGCAGGCAATGAAAAAATTGCAGCCGCTCATTCTGGGTCTCGCGTTGCTGATTGCCTTCCCTGCCATCCTGATGGCTCAGACCACGGTGTCCATTTCGGGCACAGTGATGGACTCCACCGGAGCCGTCGTGCCTGGCGCCCGGGTGCTTGCGACCAACCAGCAAAACGGCTCCCATTGGCGAATCGCGAGCAATGGGGAAGGTTTTTTCTCCTTCTCGGCGCTGCCGCCAGCCAGCTACTCATTGCGCATCAGTCATCAGGGCTTTGAGAACTGGACGGTCAGCGGCATTGTTGCGCATCCCGGAGACAGCCTCACCGTGCCGCATATTGTGCTCAAGGTAGGCGCGGCGAGCACCACGGTAGTGGTTTCGGCCCAGTCGGCCGGAGTCACTCTGAACTCAGGCGCGCACAGCACTCTGATCACGTCCTCGCAAATCAAGCGGCTCTCGACCATCAGCCGTGATGTGAGCGAACTGGTCAGCATTCTGCCTGGTTTCACTCTCAACGCCGGCACAGGGCTGGGCAACACCGGCCCCGGCGGACTCTACGGCTATCAGACGACCAGCCCCGGCAGCGGCCAACTGAGTGCGTTCGGTGCGCTCGGCTCCGCGCCTCAAACTGCAGGAGTCAGTGTGTCTTCCGATGGTGCGCAGTTTGTCGATCCCGGAGTCATGGCCGGCCAAATGGGCAACATCAACGTCTCTCAAGTAAAAGAAGTCAAGGTGACCACGGCGGACTTCAGCGCGGCCGAGTCAAAGGGCCCAGTTGTGATTGACGCCGTGGGCAAATCGGGCGGTATCAAATTCCACGGCAGCCTCTACACCTATGTGAAGAACACCGCCCTCAACTCTAATGACTGGCTGTCCAATTACTACGGGAGCCCACGGCCTCAGTTCAAATACTTCTATCCCGGCGGAACCATCGGCGGCCCCATCATTCTTCCCTTCACGCACTTTAACCGAAAAAAGAAAAAGCTCGTCTTCTGGCTTGGATATGAGTACTACGATCAGCACCAGCCTGCAGGCCTGCTCACTGACTTTATCCCGAACGCATCCATGCTGCAGGGAGATCTGAGCAGAGACAATATTGCCCGTGCGTTGAATGTCTCATCTGCGGCCCTGGCGGCCGGCTGCCCACAGGACTACTCGCAGACATCGCTCTTCACGAATGTCGGCGGCTTTTGCTACACCCCGGCCACTGCCACGGATGAGAATGGCAACACAGTGAACAACGGTATGATTCCGGCACAAGACATCAACGCCGGTTCTCATGCGCTCGCCAGTTACTGGCCCCAGGCCAACCGCACTCCACAGCCCGTCTATGCAGGCAACACAGAAACCGAGGCGACCGACGGCGTCAACTATGCAAAGAACGTGGAAGAGTCAAGCAATGGATTTCAACTGCACACCCGCATCGATGACAGCATCAGCGACTCTCTCAAATTCTATGTGATTTATGGTCTTGAGAAAGTCAACGTCGAATCTCCGCTACAGAATATCTATTACAACCCGCCGGGCACCATCCCATACCCCTCGCCATTCTTCTCCAATGGCCGCACTGACAACATGACGATTGATATGACAAAGGTCATCAACTCGTCACTGACCAATGACTTCACGGCTGCCGGCGTCTACTACTACCAGCCCGAGCAGTTTTCTGATCCAGCGAAAACACAGACCACGGGCAACGCCTGGGGCAAAGCCGGCTATGGCGGAGGCTATTTGCACCTGAATGAGTCACAATTGCCGCAGATCTCAAACTGGGATTCCGGAGTTCCATCGCTGGCGTTCGGGTATGTACCACCGCCGCCGAATTCGCAATATTTGCGCAAGTTTGACTGGACCATCAAAGACAATCTCACCAAGGTCCTCAAAAACCACACCATCAATATCGGCTTCTACATGGAGCAGACCGGCAATAGCGGACCGCAGCTCGGCAGCCAGCTGAACGGCAGCATGAACTTCAACCGCTATGCCTCCTGCTACATCGACCAGACCAGCACGACGGTAGACCCCAGCTCCGGCCAGATCGTCACGCCACCCACAGCCAGCATGTACAACTCCATCGGCAACTTCCTGATCGGATGCCCGTCTGGCTACACGCAGGCAGCGAGCGATCCCATTCAGAACCAGCGTTACCTGGAGTACGACGGATTTGCCACCGATCAATGGAAGGTCAACGCGAAGCTCACACTGACCTTTGGCATGCGCTTTGATCATCTCGAGCCCTGGAGTGATCCGCACGGCATCGGCATGGCCGTATGGGAGCCTCAACAACTCGGAGTGGGGCAGCACGTGCTTTATCCTGACACGGCCTCAAACCTGACGTGGCCCGGCATCACCTGGCACAAAAGAGACCCGAGCATTCCCAACGCAGGCTCCCCCACGCGCGCCGTCTTCTTCAACCCGCGTTTCGGCCTCGCCTATGACCTCTTCGGAAACGGTAAAACTGTTTTCCGCGGCGGATGGGGCACCTACTATTCGCAGGACTCCACCGCCGCGGCAGGTGGTGCCGAAGCCACAGCCATTGGTCTGCAGACATACATTGAGCCGCAAAATACAGGTGGACAAGGCTGCACCTTCAATCAACTTTTCCTTCGCTCCACCTATGTTCCTTGCGGCCAGTATGCCGTAACGCCTCCCGCATCTCTGCCGCCCTTCAGTATCGGCGCCATGGATCCGAAAGACGATGACATGCCGGTGACCTACAACTACAACCTGACGGTGGATCAGCGAGGACCATGGAACTCCACCTTTGAAATTGCCTACGTCGGCAACCAGAGCTATCACCTCGACACGCTCGGCGGCCTGCAGAACCAGAATGTGATTCCACTTGGTGCATTCTTCAAGCCTGATCCTGTCACGGGCCAGCTCAATCCGACCGACAACATTCCGAATGTCAATGACTATCGCCCCTATCCCAACTACACACAGGTCAACGTCATGACCCACCGGGACTGGTCGAACTACAACTCAATGCAGCTCTCATGGAACAAGCAGAGCGGCAGTTTCATCTATGGAGCGAATTACACGTGGTCTAAGACGCTCGGCGTGAGAGGCAATTACAATACCGGAGCCATTGCCGATCCTGTCGATCTAAAAAATGATTACGGAGTTGTTTCCTACAACCGCAATCAGGTGCTCAATGTGAACTACTCCTGGAAGGAGAGCGATCTCTACAAGGGCAACCGCGCATTGCGCGCGGCGCTGAACGGATGGGAGATCTCCGGCATCACCTCGATCCAGAGTGGGCCCGATCTTTCCGTCTCCACCGGAACGAATTACGGCATGAGCGGCTCGCTTGGCTACACCAGCGGCGGAAAATCCACCAGCGTCCCCTTCGGAGCGGCGGAGTGGCTCGGCAGCTCTGACTACACGCTGCAGCCCATTGTTACGTGCAATCCGGCACTGGGTCTCAAGAAGCACCAGTACGTCAACGGAACCTGCTTCTCACTGCCCGCCGAAGGAACGCAGGGCTGGTATAACCTGCCGGCCGTCTATGGACCGGCTTACTTCACCTCAGACCTTTCTTTGTTCAAGAACTTCAGTCTGGGTGGCGCCCGCACCATGCAGTTCAGGATTTCGGGATTCAACTTCCTGAACCACCCGCTCTACTCCTTCAACAGTGCCAGCCTCAATGATCTGAATCTGATTATTGGCGAATGCCCCGGTTGCAATCCCACGACAGCAGCCCAGGCTCTGCAGGACGCCACGATCAGCAACGCCAGCACCTTTGGTTACACCACCGCCAAAGATGGTGTCCGCATCGTCGAGATGGCTTTTGAGTACGACTTTTAACCCCCGCGCGGGAGCGGCAACGCTCCCGCATTTTTTCGCGCCACTGCTTCCGGCAATTTCACTCGATCTCACAAAGAAAAATAGGTCTGAGTCCACTCCAACTCACGCCCCACACACCGGCCACTTTCATACAGAAAGGAATATTGCTCCCCCATGTCCAGAACCACTTCGCATTCATCTCAGCAAAGTACGCGCAGACACTTTCTGCACATGCAATTGCTTGGCTCGATTCTTCTCTGTAGCCTGTTCGTCGCCGTGCCCGTGAAGGCGCAAACAACAGCCAGCGTAAGCATCAATGCTTATTCTGAAATGGGCAGCGTTCCGTCGCAAGGGTACGGCGTGGACTCCTCCGTTTACGACGGCTACATGACAAACCCCGGGCTGGGAACAGCGCTCAAGACCGGCGGCTTCAACGCCATTCGCTACCCCGGCGGCTCATATGCTGACATCTTCAACTTTCTCAGCGGCACCGATCAGTCGCTGAATAACGGCGGCTACTTCGCTCCGGGAGACACCTTCAACAACTGGATTTCAGATCTCATTCAGCCCTCCGGCGCAAAGGGGGTCATCACCGTGAACTATGGCTCCAACCAGAACAATGATGGACCGGCGCCACCCAGTGAAGCTGCCTCCTGGGTACAGTACGCCAACATCACCAACAACTACGGCATTCTCTACTGGGAGATCGGCAACGAGATATACGGCAACGGCTACTACACCAGCGGCAACTGGGAATACGATCTGCACGACCTGGATCAGACCACAGCGGACCGCGTGGGCAACCCAGCGCTTTCCCCCACCGCATACGGCACCAACGCCGCCGCCTTCATCAAAGCAATGAAAGCCGTCGATCCCAACATCAAGTGCGGCGTGTTTGTGAGCACTTCCCCATGGGTTCCCGGCTGGGATCAGGACGTGCTGACCGCCGTCTCCAACGCGCTCCAGGGCACAGGCTACACGCTGGACTTCGTAATCCTTCACTGGTATCCGAGCGGAACAGACGCGCAGGTGCTCGCCTCGCCTCCGACCATCAACTCACAGGTAGCCCAGGTTCGCGCTGATATTCAGAAGTACTACACCCTCGGCAACGCAAATCAGTTGCAGCTTCTCGTAACCGAGACGGCTGCAAACTCCAACGGCGGACTCTTCCCTTACCTCTTCACCACCGACGAATTCCTTACATGGTTTGAACAAAGCGCTTCCAATGTCGAATATCAGGAACTGAACAGCGGCGTATTTGAAAACTCATCGACCAACACGCCGATCGGTCCCTGGTATGGCGTTCAATTCGACTCGATGATCGCGCGCCCCGGCGACCGCATGGTCGCGGCCAGCTCTTCCAACTCGCTACTGCACGTGCATGCGGTACGCCGCTCAGACGGCCAGATGGGCGTGGTGCTCATCAACGATGATCCCAGCAACAGCACCACCGTCTCTGTGAATGTCTCTGGTGAAACGCTGGCCTCCAGCGGCACCAAATACACATTCGGCAATTCCAACTTCTCACCCGGTTCAGAGACGCCGAACTCCGGCATCTCATCAAGTTCCACGAGCGGCGTCGGCAACAACTTCAGCATTACAGTGCCGGCGTATTCCACCGTGGCGCTCGTCATTCCGCAGACCTCGACCAACACAGCTAACCTGATCGCCAACGGCAACTATGTCATCACCAACTACCAGACCGGACTTGCGCTCGACGATTATGCCTTCAGCAAAACCGCAGGAAGCTCGCTCGACATGTGGCCCGTCACTGGTGGCAGCAACCAGAGCTGGACGGTGACCAACCTTGGAAATAACTACATCTATCTGACCAGCGCTTACAGCGGACTGGCGATGGATGTTTACCAGGGATCGAACAGCCCCGGCGCAAAAATCGATCAATGGCCGTGGTCTAACACCTCCAACCAGATATGGAGAGTGGTGAGCATGGGCAATGGCAATTATGAACTGCTGAGCCAACGCAGCGGTCTTGCGCTGGGCATTCCCGCGGCCGCCACCGGCAGCGGTTCCAGTTCCCTGCTCAACGGCACAGGACTGGACCAGGAAACCATCACCGGTGCGGCGGGTCAGCTCTGGACGTTCAATAATTAAGTCAACGTATTTACCCCGGCGCAATGCACTCTCATTGCGCCGGGTCACACTCTACTGATCGCGCAGCGTCTTCATCGGATCAATCGCCATGGCGCGTCGCGCCGGCGTCACACAACTCACGAGTGCCACGGTAAGAAACAAGATTCCAATGCTCACGAAGGTCAATGGATCGTCGGGCGTGAGTCCGAAAATCATATGAGCCATTGCGTGAGTAGCAAACAGCGAAACTACAGCCCCTGCCATCAACCCGGCGGCCACAGGCTTCATGCCCTGGCTCAGCACCACGCGCAGAATATTCTCGCGTGTCGCGCCCAATGCAATGCGAATGCCGATCTCGCGCGAACGCCGCGCCACCGCCAGCGCCACTGTGCCGTTAACACCCACAATCGTGATGAAGAGCGCCACCAGCGCGAAGAGACTCAGCAACGTAGCCGTTACGCGCGGAGTACCGAGCTGTGCCGCGCGCATCTGCTCAAGCGTGCGCACCTGTGTCACCGGCTGCTGCGGATCAATCTGGTGAATCATCGCCGCAATCGTGTTAGCCATCAACAACGGTGAGCTACGTGTCTTCACTAGCAGATGCGCGTTTTGTATCGGATTCTGATCGAGCGGAACGTACACCGTAGCCGACGGAGCCTTGTTCAGCCCGTACTCGCGAACATCGCCGACCACCCCCACCACCCTCCACCAATCATGCGACTGCCCCGGCTGGATGCGCTGCCCAATGGCATTCTGATGAGGCCAATACTCGTGCGCCATGCGCGCATTCACCAGCACCACGTGCGGAGCCTTCGGGCCATCGATTTCAAGAAAGCTCCGCCCGGCCAGCAGTCGAATTCCGAGCACGCGAAAATAATCCGGGCTCGCCGTTTCAAAATCCACAACAGGCGCGGGAACACCGGCTCGCACCGGCTGCCCCGCGACGTGAACCGGACCGTTGATGGGAGACATGTTGGAGTTCAGCGGAGCCATCCAACTGATCGAAGCGCTCTCCACGCCGGGCATCGCTTCGGCTCGATCCAGAATCTGGTGAAAGAACTCCAGTTGGGCCGTCTGCTTCTTGTACTTCGTCCAGTTCAGGTCCAGTTGCATCGAGAGCACATGCGCCGGCCGGAACCCAGGATCCACTGAAAGCAGGTTGTAGAAGCTCCGCATCATAAGTCCCGCCGCGATCAGCAGCACAAATGAAAGCGCCACCTGCAGCGCCACCAGCACATTGCGGGCGCGTGTGCTTCCCTCACCGCCCGCTGCCCGCTCTCCACCATCATTCACTGCCGTGAGCGGAGTGCGATAAGCAAGGACCGCGGGCAGAATGGCAAACAGCAGTCCGGCCACCAGCGAACTGCACACGCCAAACAGCAGCACACGAAAATCCGGATGAATGCCTCCCGCGAGTGGCGTCATTCTCGCCGCCCACGTCTCCAGCAGACGCGAACCTCCGGCCGCAATCCCAAGCCCGATGCCAGCGCCTGCCAGAGCCACCAGAAGGCTTTCGGTCAGCACCTGCCGAATTACATCCCAACGGCCAGCTCCTGTCGCCAGCCGAATCGCCGTCTCCCGCGAGCGCCGCATCTGCCGTGACAGCGCCAGGCTCGCAAGGTTCACGCAGGCCAGCAGCAGCACCAGTCCTGAAGCGCACAACAGCGCAAAAAATGTTGGGCTCGCGGCGTGCGTCAGCTCCTGCTTGACGGGCGTCGCATGCGTGGCAAAATCTCGCGCATCCCTATACGACTTTGGCCATGCTTTCACCATGCGCCCCGCAATCAAGCTCAGTTCGGCATCTGCCTCGCGCAGGCTTACTCCCGGCTTCAGCCGGCCATATGCGGTGACCATGCGCGCGTCGCGATCCCGTATCGTCATCGGGTCCATGCGGTATGGGCACGAAGAAACCGGCATGTACACATCATTGGCATCGGGATAATCCGGCAGCGGGGGCAAGACCCCGATCACTGTATGGACGCGATCATTCATGGCAAAGGTGCGGCCAATCACGCTGCGGTCGCCGCCAAATTGTTTCTGCCAGAAGACGTAGCTCAGCACCAGCACCGGCGCGGCACTCCGCGTCTCATCGGCGGACGTAAACAGCCGTCCCAGCACTGGCTTGACCCCAAGCACATCAAAAAACTGCGATGAAACCACGCCCGTCACCACGCGCTGTGGCGTCTTTGTGCCCAGCAGCGTGAAGAGCATGGAGTGATACTCCGCAAATTTTGTAAAGACATGCTGCTGGCTGCGATAGTCCAGATAATCCTGCACCGAGAGTCCGATGTCCTGTTGGCCTGAATG
The DNA window shown above is from Acidobacterium capsulatum ATCC 51196 and carries:
- a CDS encoding carboxypeptidase-like regulatory domain-containing protein, which gives rise to MKKLQPLILGLALLIAFPAILMAQTTVSISGTVMDSTGAVVPGARVLATNQQNGSHWRIASNGEGFFSFSALPPASYSLRISHQGFENWTVSGIVAHPGDSLTVPHIVLKVGAASTTVVVSAQSAGVTLNSGAHSTLITSSQIKRLSTISRDVSELVSILPGFTLNAGTGLGNTGPGGLYGYQTTSPGSGQLSAFGALGSAPQTAGVSVSSDGAQFVDPGVMAGQMGNINVSQVKEVKVTTADFSAAESKGPVVIDAVGKSGGIKFHGSLYTYVKNTALNSNDWLSNYYGSPRPQFKYFYPGGTIGGPIILPFTHFNRKKKKLVFWLGYEYYDQHQPAGLLTDFIPNASMLQGDLSRDNIARALNVSSAALAAGCPQDYSQTSLFTNVGGFCYTPATATDENGNTVNNGMIPAQDINAGSHALASYWPQANRTPQPVYAGNTETEATDGVNYAKNVEESSNGFQLHTRIDDSISDSLKFYVIYGLEKVNVESPLQNIYYNPPGTIPYPSPFFSNGRTDNMTIDMTKVINSSLTNDFTAAGVYYYQPEQFSDPAKTQTTGNAWGKAGYGGGYLHLNESQLPQISNWDSGVPSLAFGYVPPPPNSQYLRKFDWTIKDNLTKVLKNHTINIGFYMEQTGNSGPQLGSQLNGSMNFNRYASCYIDQTSTTVDPSSGQIVTPPTASMYNSIGNFLIGCPSGYTQAASDPIQNQRYLEYDGFATDQWKVNAKLTLTFGMRFDHLEPWSDPHGIGMAVWEPQQLGVGQHVLYPDTASNLTWPGITWHKRDPSIPNAGSPTRAVFFNPRFGLAYDLFGNGKTVFRGGWGTYYSQDSTAAAGGAEATAIGLQTYIEPQNTGGQGCTFNQLFLRSTYVPCGQYAVTPPASLPPFSIGAMDPKDDDMPVTYNYNLTVDQRGPWNSTFEIAYVGNQSYHLDTLGGLQNQNVIPLGAFFKPDPVTGQLNPTDNIPNVNDYRPYPNYTQVNVMTHRDWSNYNSMQLSWNKQSGSFIYGANYTWSKTLGVRGNYNTGAIADPVDLKNDYGVVSYNRNQVLNVNYSWKESDLYKGNRALRAALNGWEISGITSIQSGPDLSVSTGTNYGMSGSLGYTSGGKSTSVPFGAAEWLGSSDYTLQPIVTCNPALGLKKHQYVNGTCFSLPAEGTQGWYNLPAVYGPAYFTSDLSLFKNFSLGGARTMQFRISGFNFLNHPLYSFNSASLNDLNLIIGECPGCNPTTAAQALQDATISNASTFGYTTAKDGVRIVEMAFEYDF
- a CDS encoding TonB-dependent receptor, whose product is MRRIRICQLLLGILIVMSCSAFGQATGASLRGEVTDQTRAAIPNAAVSIVNVNTGLKLETKSNSSGGYVLPAIPPGNYRLVVNGSGFKTYEQSGIQLAIGESATANVRLVTGTVTQTVSVNANAELINTTTPEISQTISSTSIQALPLNGRDPGSLVQLSPGTINVLNTAAGFRQGLTVLPTAQAASTNGGKQGSTYYMLDGAPNNDVYMGLAGPFPNPDATQEFTAVTNNFSAQYGFSAGGVVLIQTRSGANKFHGDLFEFIRNQDFNAADYFTGVVNTLKRNQFGGSIGGPILHNKLFFFFNYQGTREVASATPSFAASFTPAMLTGDFSALLPNTPIYDPTTGNPFPGNIIPQDRINQDALKLAKLFPVSPSTNGAFYIPEPSTSDKYDEFTGRLDYNITPSNRMFARWYSNFYSVPGNAENGNLITSYTGDQIHYIDAIVSDTWTLNPSTINIANVYEMNEEQRQTPTMNTCLSQFAKGLVGLPGECDLQGLYISGVGGSGEYIYQSSGSNPRSSRGLDDKLITTIGKHTLAMGGTIQRNYDATVSPWEAVPQMEFYGAATGVGLADLVLGDASYFAQGAGDYGAEHQYQGTAFVQDEYQVLPNLTIDAGLRWEPDLAPAIVNGRAAAYIPGEQSLRFPNAPQGLVFPGDHGVTSGIYASKYSVFEPRIGFAWQPKDLPNTSVRGAFGLFREVLPMSNLNHITQDAPFSPTYQYTSAYTGYAGGGILQKPITFDNPWSSPGVDFPGGKSPFPPFASLTYVPPSNVAFANPVGSLVTFATSWKTPMMQSWNLSVSQQLGRSVAFQGIYVGSETEHDVVQVDKNPGIFANHGIRQNPAFSQILTSVPEGTSSFNALEAHIQKSMSHGLQFGSSFTWEKVMDDSSSSSLTFDTGDGVTDPFNIGANRGESDLNIPVTSVTNFIYDAPSLRHSNRIVKNIFGGWSVSGILTLQEGTPFTVYWTASANNSGAGVYADRASLTGAPVNLKQGSRRQWLKHYYNTAAFEANAPGTFGDSARNMLRGPGYSNLDMALMKNWSIAQQYRLQFRWEAFNALNHANFNNPNNTASNGSAITSDRGPRLMQGALKLYF
- a CDS encoding malectin domain-containing carbohydrate-binding protein, which translates into the protein MLSIERAAVEAEGIPHAREDEWREFKAVGVALSNSSRLLRLFTYIGEKYFEGQTQKLHEYDIATEVFGRSKSTFNPGEDAIVRVEAHRLRKKLKEYYEGEGKDHPVQVSLPAGSYVPAFIHRHIDTGCPVEPQLEVAVSPPPKRRRWAYVAAACAALLMAALIGRIEYRHRQSEPAKSLSTSAATVPPIVVTGPFAQLPLHILAGDYGKPQVDAAGMLWQPDTYAHNGGNWTGPADSVLRTSDPLLFEHWRNGDFSYEIPLKPGVYELHLYFLDVRSRATSPSTFSVTANGHPLLSGFDIYGDAGALNTADERIFRDISPGSDGMLHLSFATLTGTAELNAISILPGLAHKQLPIRIVAQPNSYTDHDGNLWSPDNYYLGGYVSAKSDDVTGTEDPDLYSGERYGNFSYAIPVVPGDSYTLTLHFAERYFGQNAPGGGGVGSRVFRVLCNGQILLNNFDIYKQAGSFHALSETFHGLKASPQGKLNITFQAIVNNATVSAIEVTDESH